The DNA sequence CATATGTAGCTATAGATACAGATTCATATTTCATCCTAACCTACACATATATAAGAAGTACACTTGCTTATTTTTATACTTGTTAGagtattatttaaataaatcctCAGACATGTATTATGACCTAAATAATACAAAGTATGCCATATTTTTCTGATAGGCATAAGTTTCAGAATACACAAAATAacttaatgtaaataaaattataaagaCATAATTTAATTTAGATTCACTCAACAGAACCCATAGTTACCGAAATACATAACATATGAGTTTCTCTGCACAGTGATTCTAATGATgcacttatttaactctagtcTTTCCTCACTCCAGGTCAGTCTGCTGCCTCTGCCACAGATCAGGAAAATGCTATTAAGCCAAATCTCCAGATAACTTTCAACACATTCACTGTAAAGAATGGTGAAGATCTGAAAGTAGAGATCCCAGTTTCTGGGCATCTGGCACCAAAGATTGACTGGAAAAAAGACGGTCAGGCAGTTAAAGAAACATCAAGGCTGCAGCTTTCAAGTACAGCATTATTAACAGTCCTTCATATCCGGCATGCTGCCAGGGAGCATTCTGGTCGATACTCTGTCACAGCAAGCAACAGTGCTGGAAAATTTACAGGAGAAATCAGTGTGGTGGTTCTTGAAAAGCCAGATCCACCCACAGGTCCTGTGAGGATTGATGAGGTCAGTTCTGACTATGTTACCATCTCTTGGGAGCCACCTGAATACACAGGAGGCTGTCAGTTAGACAACTACATAGTGGAGAAAAGGGAAACTTCAAGCACAGAGTGGCAGACTGTGTCAGCAACAACAGTAAGAACTACAATCAAAGTGACCAAACTGAAGACAGGAAGCGAATACCAATTCAGAGTGTTTGCAGAAAATAGATATGGAAAAAGTGTTGCAATCACCTCTGCTATTGTGATGGCTCAGTATCCATTTAGTGTGCCTGTTGCTCCTGGCACCCCTTTTGTGTCAACCGTAACAAAGtacagcatggtggtggaatgGGACCCTCCAGTCAAAGATGGAGGCAGCGCAATCATTGGCTATAACCTTGAACGTAAAGagaagaacagcattttatggACCAAGCTAAACAAGTTTGTTATAACTGACACTCGCTTCAAGACAAGTGGTCTGGAGGAAGGCATCGAGTATGAATTCAGAGTCTTTGCCGAAAACATTGCTGGACTCAGCCCATCTAGCAAGCTATCTGAATGCTATGTAGCAAGAGACCCTTGTGATCCGCCTGGTAAACCCGAAGCTGTTGTCATTACCAGAGAGGATATCACTCTTCAGTGGGGAAAACCCAAGTATGATGGTGGAAGCACCATTACAGGGTATGTGGTTGAAAAGAAGGAGCTCCCAGATGGCAGATGGATGAAGGCAAACTTCACCAACATAATTGAGAATGTGTTTACTGTCACAGGTCTGACAGGAGGTCAGAGTTACGAGTTTAGAGTAACTGCTAAGAATGGTGCTGGTGTTTGGAGCCCACCTTCACAGTGTGTAACCATCATTGCTCAGGATGTTATTGAAGGTCCCACTGCATCCATTGATCCGAAGTTCAAGAGTACTACTATTGTTCAGGCTGGTGAGACATTTGTTATTGAAGCTGATTACTTTGGGAAACCCCTTCCTGAAGTAGCGTGGCtgaaagatggaaaagaaaTTGACAAAGTTACACCGAGAACGGAGCTCAAAAACACCCTCACTCATACAACTCTGACTGTCAGGGACTGTACACGAGTGGATGGGGGACATTATATCTTGAGCCTCAGTAACATTGGTGGAACTACATCTATTCCAGTTAATGTCAAGGTTCTGGATAAACCTGGTCCTCCTGATGGACCTCTGAGGGTGAAAGTTGTCTCTGGAGAAAAGTGCAATCTTCACTGGAACCCTCCTATAAATGATGGAGGCGCCGGTGTTTCCCACTACATCATTGAAAAAAGGGAGACTAGCCGTGTCACATGGACAGGAGTAGAAGCTCATGTTGAAGCTCtcagttacaaagtgacaaaactgGTACCTGGGAAAGAATATATATTCAGAATTGCTGCCATGAATAAATTTGGCGTTGGGGAATTTCTAGAATCAGAACCGTTCATTGCACAAAACCCTTTCACAACGCCTAGTGCACCTTCTACCCCTACAGCCAGCGCTGTGACTGGTGACTCTGTGGTGCTAACCTGGGAAAGGCCTGAGACAGATGGAGGCTCAGAGATTGATGGATTCATCTTGGAAAAACGCGACAAAGAGGGTGTCAGGTGGACTAAATGCAACAAGAGAAGAGTAAATGACCTGCGTTTCAGATGTACAGGGCTCACAGAAGGACATTACTACCAGTTTAGAGTACTTGCAGAAAATGCTGCTGGTGTGGGTACACCCAGCGAGCCAAGTGAGTacataaaaatctgtgaagCTACTTACCCACCTGGTCCACCCACAAACCCCAAAGTGACAGACTTTTCCTGCAGcactgtctctctgacctggtCAAAGCCCATCTATGATGGCGGAGCAGCCATCGGTGGGTTTGTAGTTGAGataaaagaagcagcagaagatgAATGGATTGCATGCACACCAAGCACAGGTGTAGAGGACACAAATTACACTGTGAAAAGACTGAGAGAAAATGCAAAGTACAATTTCCGTATTCGTGCAATGAATGCTGCTGGAGTTGGAGAGCATGTGGATCTGCCTGGGCTTGTGGTACCAGCTGAAAAGTTAGAGGCACCAGAGATTGAACTGGACACTGCACTGAGGAAGATTGTGAATGTTCGAGCATGTTCCACATTACATCTTTCTGTTACAATCAGAGGAAGACCAGAACCTGAAGTTAAATGGTCAAAGGAAGGCGGAACTCTCAGTGAGCGTGCTCAAATTGAGGTAACAAGCTCCTACACTGTGTTGCTGATTGAGAACGTAAACAGAAATGACACTGGAAAGTATGTGTTGACGGCTGAGAACTGCAGTGGCTCCAAATCAGCATTCATCAACGTCAGAATATTGGACTCACCTAGTGCACCTACAAATTTAGAAGTAAAGGATGTAAAGAGGGATTCTGTGTCCATCTCATGGGAGCCGCCCGTCATTGATGGAGGAGCAAAGATTTCTCACTACATTGTAGAAAAGCGAGAGGAGGCCAGGAAGGCATTCACAAGtgtctgcagcaactgtgtgcgGAATTCATATAAGATTGACAACCTGCAGGAAGGATGCTTCTATTATTTTCGCGTCCTGGCAGTGAACGAGTTTGGCACTGGACTGCCAGCAGAGACCGCTGACGCTGTTAAAGTTTCTGAGGTGCCTCTTCCTCCTGGCAAAATCACACTCAGTGATGTCACTTGCAATAGCGTAAGACTCTCTTGGGAGAAGCCTGATCATGATGGAGGAAGCAAAATCACATGTTACACTGTAGAAATGCAAGCAAAAGGGGAGGACACATGGACAATATGTTCAGAGAGTAAAGCGCTAGAAGTAACCATCAACGGACTGACAAAAGGAAAGGAGTATTTCTTTAGAGTGAGTGCTGTGAATGAAAAGGGACAGAGTGAACCAAAGTCCCTGCTGGCACCTGTTACAGTAAAAGATACAAGTGCTGGGCCTGTTATTAATCTGCTGTCCAACTCATTCAGTGTGAAGGCGGGAAATGATTTCAAGATTGATGTTCCATTCAAGGCTGTACCACCTCCAACAGTAGCCTGGAAGAGGGAGGGAACCCTACTGAAAGAGACAAGCAGGGTAAATGTGAACACATCTGACACAACATCTCAAATAATTATCAAAGACGCAACAAAGCTCGATGTTGGTGTGTATGAAGTGACCCTGACCAACTCTGTTGGAACCACATCTGCCGAAatctttgtgaatgtttttgaaaGACCCGGACCACCAAGTGACCTCAGTGTGGATGAAGTGAGTGCtgactttgtgtctctgtcatgGCAGCCGCCACATTACACTGGTGGATGTCAAATCAGTAATTATGTTGTTGAGAAAAGAGACACAGGCAGCACAATATGGCAGACTGTGTCAGCCACAGTGGC is a window from the Amphiprion ocellaris isolate individual 3 ecotype Okinawa chromosome 3, ASM2253959v1, whole genome shotgun sequence genome containing:
- the LOC111563172 gene encoding titin-like, producing MEAGNNETGKKAENEAHNLNINMTQDTDAEVSHSSTVTDQGQSAASATDQENAIKPNLQITFNTFTVKNGEDLKVEIPVSGHLAPKIDWKKDGQAVKETSRLQLSSTALLTVLHIRHAAREHSGRYSVTASNSAGKFTGEISVVVLEKPDPPTGPVRIDEVSSDYVTISWEPPEYTGGCQLDNYIVEKRETSSTEWQTVSATTVRTTIKVTKLKTGSEYQFRVFAENRYGKSVAITSAIVMAQYPFSVPVAPGTPFVSTVTKYSMVVEWDPPVKDGGSAIIGYNLERKEKNSILWTKLNKFVITDTRFKTSGLEEGIEYEFRVFAENIAGLSPSSKLSECYVARDPCDPPGKPEAVVITREDITLQWGKPKYDGGSTITGYVVEKKELPDGRWMKANFTNIIENVFTVTGLTGGQSYEFRVTAKNGAGVWSPPSQCVTIIAQDVIEGPTASIDPKFKSTTIVQAGETFVIEADYFGKPLPEVAWLKDGKEIDKVTPRTELKNTLTHTTLTVRDCTRVDGGHYILSLSNIGGTTSIPVNVKVLDKPGPPDGPLRVKVVSGEKCNLHWNPPINDGGAGVSHYIIEKRETSRVTWTGVEAHVEALSYKVTKLVPGKEYIFRIAAMNKFGVGEFLESEPFIAQNPFTTPSAPSTPTASAVTGDSVVLTWERPETDGGSEIDGFILEKRDKEGVRWTKCNKRRVNDLRFRCTGLTEGHYYQFRVLAENAAGVGTPSEPSEYIKICEATYPPGPPTNPKVTDFSCSTVSLTWSKPIYDGGAAIGGFVVEIKEAAEDEWIACTPSTGVEDTNYTVKRLRENAKYNFRIRAMNAAGVGEHVDLPGLVVPAEKLEAPEIELDTALRKIVNVRACSTLHLSVTIRGRPEPEVKWSKEGGTLSERAQIEVTSSYTVLLIENVNRNDTGKYVLTAENCSGSKSAFINVRILDSPSAPTNLEVKDVKRDSVSISWEPPVIDGGAKISHYIVEKREEARKAFTSVCSNCVRNSYKIDNLQEGCFYYFRVLAVNEFGTGLPAETADAVKVSEVPLPPGKITLSDVTCNSVRLSWEKPDHDGGSKITCYTVEMQAKGEDTWTICSESKALEVTINGLTKGKEYFFRVSAVNEKGQSEPKSLLAPVTVKDTSAGPVINLLSNSFSVKAGNDFKIDVPFKAVPPPTVAWKREGTLLKETSRVNVNTSDTTSQIIIKDATKLDVGVYEVTLTNSVGTTSAEIFVNVFERPGPPSDLSVDEVSADFVSLSWQPPHYTGGCQISNYVVEKRDTGSTIWQTVSATVARTSIKISRLTQGTEYQFRIAAENRYGKSHFVESEPVVAQYPFKPPGSPANLYVVQASKSVMVIAWSKPDSDGGSPIISYHIECKDQSSILWTKLNRGSVTENQYKVTSVEEGLIYEFRVCAENIAGVGPCSKASEPVAARDQCDPPSNLTVTNITNASVSLSWDKPEYDGGAKITGYIVERKELPESCWLKCNFTNLLDTFLEVTGLTEGEQYDFRVIAKNSAELFSAPSETTGPVTVQHDVEPPKITMEDKFRQAVVVKAGELLRIDADISGRPNPTVFWLKNGRNIGTKGRVEIAATKMHTSLLIRESVRKDSGQYTLTLQNTGGTTSKTITCKVLDRPGPPAGPLEVSGLSAEKCTLSWGPPHETGGAEIMYYIVEKCETSRVAWTLVYGDMMATTCKVTKLLKGNEYLFRVRAVNKYGEGETLESEPIKATDPFTIPSAPLDVEVTSATTEAMTICWKRPATDGGSRISGYIIEKREKQGVRWVRVNKKPVYDLRAKASGLHEGCEYEFRVFAENAAGLSEASLPCPLTLAEDPKFLPSPPAKPSIVESSRSSITLSWNKPLFDGGAAVTGYKVEFRKSTEEDWTVGVNNTDKTEFTVTGLTMGEVYVFTVRSINKIGISEPSPETDPEVAMEREEEPRFNVNPEMRKTLLVKDGSSFTLTVPFTGKPVPSVSWDKTNVDLRVRGLISTTSSGTSITVERATRDDSGKYAVKLQNVAGSASLTLNVRVLDSPGPPSHITVKDVTKNSATVTWDIPENEGGAPVKNYLVDIRDISRVGWTRLTDKCRRLSYKVSDLEEGGIYFFRITAENEYGIGVPAETKEGTKMIDTTDWETNAGA